One genomic segment of Bombina bombina isolate aBomBom1 chromosome 4, aBomBom1.pri, whole genome shotgun sequence includes these proteins:
- the LOC128657127 gene encoding gastrula zinc finger protein XlCGF17.1-like: protein MENLCSEYGKCFTRKANVLRHQKIRTGEKAFSCSECETWFTVKSNFIRHQKIHTGEEAFSCSECGKCFNEKSHLITHQKIHTGEKAFSCSECGKCFTKKSHLITHQKIHTGEKAFSCSECGKCFRQKSHLLGHQKIHTGEKAFSCSECGKCFTEKSTLITHQRIHTGEKAFPCFECGKCFTTKSDLIRHQKFHTGEKAFSCSECGKCFTSKSDLIRHQKIHTGEKAFSCSECGKCFIKKSDLIRHQKIHTGEKAFSCSECGKCFTEKSKLIRHQKTHTGEKPFSCLQCGKCFRQKSHLLGHQKIHTGEKPFSCLQCGKCFRQKSHLLGHQKIHT, encoded by the coding sequence ATGGAAAATTTATGTTCTGAATATGGGAAATGTTTTACCAGAAAAGCAAATGTTTTAAGACATCAGAAAATTcgaacaggagagaaagcattttcttgtTCTGAATGTGAGACGTGGTTTACTGTGAAATCAAATtttattagacatcagaaaattcatacaggagaggaagcattttcatgttctgaatgtgggaaatgttttaatgaaaaatcccatcttattacacatcagaaaattcatacaggagagaaagcattttcatgttctgaatgtggaaaatgttttactaaaaaatcccatcttattacacatcagaaaattcatacgggagagaaagcattttcatgttctgaatgtgggaaatgttttcgtCAGAAATCACATCTTCttggacatcagaaaattcatacaggcgagaaagcattttcatgttctgaatgtgggaaatgttttactgaaaaatcaactcttattacacatcagagaattcatacaggagagaaagcatttccatgttttgaatgtgggaaatgttttactacaAAATCAgatcttattagacatcagaaatttcatacaggagagaaagcattttcatgttctgaatgtgggaaatgttttacttcaAAATCAgatcttattagacatcagaaaattcatacaggagagaaagcattttcatgttctgaatgtgggaaatgttttattaaaaaatcagatcttattagacatcagaaaattcatacaggagagaaagcattttcatgttctgaatgtgggaaatgttttactgaaaAATCAAAacttattagacatcagaaaactcatacaggagagaaaccattttcatgtttgcaatgtgggaaatgttttaggcAGAAATCACATCTTCttggacatcagaaaattcatacaggagagaaaccattttcatgtttgcaatgtgggaaatgttttaggcAGAAATCCCATCTTCttggacatcagaaaattcatacatga